From Desulforegula conservatrix Mb1Pa:
TTTACACATCATGCTTATTAAGAACGGATCACTGTTCGAGGCCGACTTGGTTGGCTGGGTTTGCCGCTTCACCCCAAGGAGTCGTGATCCGGGAATGCTTATTTGAATTCCCCCTCACCCCGGCCCTCTCCCCCGAAGCGGTGGCGAGGGGGATTAACGGAAGATGTCATTTTATTTAATTTCTGAGATTCTATTTTTCTGACGAGCAGAGGCAGGATTATATAATGGTAAAGCTTTGTTATTTCTTCGATGGTTGCCTTGTTCGGATTGCTTTTCATGATTCCCTCCGATTGAGCGTGCTTCACCTGTTTCCCTGTGCCCCCACAGCCCCGGGTTTTTGGCTCGCCGCCAGCTCGATTAAAAAAAAGTTAAAAATTATTTAGAGAGTTTCACAACCCTCGAGTCGTTCTCGATTACAGCATCAACATCATTTATTTCCCTGCGTACCGCATCAATTGCCCTTTCGATTTTTGATCTTTCCATCGGAGTTATTTTGCCGTCCGCTTTTGCCGCCCTTATGGTCATGAGCAGTTCCGAGACTGCGATGTGAACGTCTCCGCATTCTTTTTCGATATCCCCGACAACTGGCGAGTGATCCACCGGAACAAGATCCCAGCCATCGGGGCAGAGGAATTTTTTCACGTCGTGATCGCCGTTTGTGGCTATCAGACATGCCTGGATGAATTTCAGATTCACTTTCAGGCGGTTGTCCAGATAGTCGTAAACCGTTCTCTGGCTAAGACCCATTACCTCGGCAATCTTCCTGACCGTGCTGCCGTCTTCCTTGCGGTTCATGGCTATCAGTTTAAGCTCGGCCGCGATTTCTTCTGGGTTTGATACGCAGATGCTCATGGTTTAATTCCGTTTAAAGTGATGTTGAAATCGTTTAAAAAACTGTTTATGTTGCACAAGTCTCGTCTTTGTTTCAGGAGGGCGTTGCCGCGCCCTCTATTCGTTTTTTTCTCAAGAGAGCTGCCTGAATAATCAGGTTTCAGAATGCATCACGAACCATAAGAAGGCATAAGTTAATGTTATTACGTCTAAAAAATCGTCTATTAGCTTTTCTTCGAAGACTATGGGGTTCTTTCGAGCGCAATCTATTATCGTATATAGTGGCTTCGACCGGTCTTTCCGGGATAGTAGCCGCCAAATTAAAACTGCTCGGACATACAGCATATGAATTAATGACGTGGCAAACAGACACGTATGT
This genomic window contains:
- a CDS encoding helix-turn-helix domain-containing protein gives rise to the protein MSICVSNPEEIAAELKLIAMNRKEDGSTVRKIAEVMGLSQRTVYDYLDNRLKVNLKFIQACLIATNGDHDVKKFLCPDGWDLVPVDHSPVVGDIEKECGDVHIAVSELLMTIRAAKADGKITPMERSKIERAIDAVRREINDVDAVIENDSRVVKLSK